The following coding sequences lie in one Flagellimonas eckloniae genomic window:
- the ligA gene encoding NAD-dependent DNA ligase LigA, translated as MNIQQNIESLREELRTHNYSYYVLDKPTISDYEFDIKLKELQKLEETYPEFYDETSPTLRVGGTVTKNFQTITHEHRMYSLDNSYSKEDLEDWEKRIQRILGDVEVEFTCELKYDGASISLTYEEGKLVKAVTRGDGFQGDDVTANIKTIKSVPLQLKGDYPPKFDIRGEIILTLEGFAKMNQERLANGEEAYMNPRNTASGSLKLQDSALVAQRPLECLLYSITGKNLDITSQYEVLDKARAWGFKVPKVAKLCKTTDEVMEFVEYWDEKRHDLPYETDGVVVKVNSLRHQEELGYTAKAPRWAMAYKFKAEQVSTVLHEITYQVGRTGAITPVANLEPVLLAGTTVKRASLHNADQIEKLDIRVGDTVFVEKGGEIIPKIIAVDFTKRPLDSVLTIYIQHCPECNTELVRKEGEAQHFCPNDTGCPTQITGRIQHFISRKAMDIEGLGGETVELLFKEGLIANYADLYTLTKEQVVPLERMAEKSAENLVNGVALSKSIPFERVLFGLGIRYVGETVAKKLAKAYKNIDGLIAATEEELIAVDEIGGRIAESVVQFFGEPSNIEIIERLKSYGLQFSLSEEQLENQSDTLKGQTFVVSGVFESIGRTELKKLIEDNGGKVASSISSKTSFLVAGANMGPSKRTKAEGLGVPIISEQEFLSKLDS; from the coding sequence ATGAATATCCAACAAAATATAGAATCACTCAGAGAAGAACTCCGAACTCATAATTATAGTTATTATGTATTGGATAAACCTACAATTTCTGATTATGAGTTCGACATAAAATTAAAAGAGCTTCAAAAATTAGAAGAAACCTATCCTGAGTTTTATGATGAAACATCACCCACACTAAGGGTAGGCGGAACGGTAACGAAGAATTTTCAGACCATCACACATGAACATCGAATGTACTCCTTGGACAATTCCTATTCCAAGGAAGATTTGGAGGATTGGGAAAAGCGGATTCAACGCATTCTAGGTGATGTTGAAGTGGAATTCACCTGTGAGCTAAAATATGACGGAGCTTCCATAAGTCTGACCTACGAAGAAGGGAAATTGGTTAAGGCAGTTACACGAGGTGATGGTTTTCAAGGGGATGATGTTACCGCAAACATTAAGACCATAAAATCTGTTCCGTTACAATTAAAAGGAGATTACCCACCTAAGTTTGACATACGGGGCGAGATTATTTTAACCTTGGAAGGTTTTGCTAAAATGAACCAAGAACGACTGGCAAACGGCGAAGAAGCTTACATGAACCCACGAAACACAGCTTCAGGAAGCTTAAAACTACAAGACAGTGCCTTGGTTGCCCAACGTCCATTGGAATGCTTGCTATATAGTATTACAGGTAAAAACTTGGATATTACTTCGCAATATGAAGTTTTGGATAAGGCTCGGGCATGGGGTTTTAAAGTGCCAAAGGTGGCAAAACTGTGCAAGACAACAGATGAGGTCATGGAGTTTGTTGAATATTGGGATGAAAAGCGCCATGATTTGCCCTACGAAACTGATGGCGTGGTGGTTAAGGTCAATAGTCTGAGACATCAAGAAGAATTGGGATATACCGCCAAAGCCCCACGTTGGGCAATGGCCTATAAATTTAAGGCGGAACAGGTTTCCACGGTATTACATGAAATCACCTATCAGGTAGGTAGAACCGGGGCTATAACCCCAGTGGCCAATTTAGAACCAGTTTTGTTGGCCGGCACAACCGTAAAGCGTGCTTCCTTGCACAATGCCGATCAGATAGAAAAGCTTGATATTAGAGTAGGGGATACGGTTTTTGTTGAAAAGGGGGGAGAAATCATCCCAAAAATAATCGCGGTGGATTTTACCAAGCGCCCCTTAGATTCTGTTCTAACCATATATATTCAGCATTGTCCCGAATGCAATACAGAGTTAGTACGGAAAGAAGGTGAAGCACAACACTTTTGCCCAAATGATACCGGTTGTCCAACCCAAATAACTGGACGTATTCAACACTTTATATCACGAAAGGCCATGGATATTGAGGGGTTGGGCGGAGAAACGGTGGAATTACTTTTTAAAGAAGGATTGATTGCCAATTATGCAGATTTGTACACTTTGACTAAAGAACAGGTAGTACCGCTAGAGCGGATGGCGGAAAAGTCGGCTGAGAATCTGGTAAATGGTGTTGCCTTATCCAAATCCATTCCTTTTGAGAGGGTCTTGTTCGGTTTGGGCATTCGATATGTTGGGGAAACCGTTGCCAAAAAATTAGCAAAGGCCTATAAAAATATTGATGGACTGATTGCTGCAACTGAAGAAGAATTAATTGCTGTAGATGAGATAGGGGGGCGAATTGCCGAAAGTGTGGTCCAGTTTTTTGGAGAACCTTCCAATATTGAAATTATTGAGCGATTAAAATCATACGGGTTACAGTTTTCACTATCTGAAGAACAGTTGGAAAATCAGTCCGATACATTAAAAGGACAGACTTTTGTGGTATCTGGTGTGTTTGAGTCTATCGGTCGCACCGAATTGAAGAAATTGATAGAGGACAATGGTGGTAAAGTGGCTTCTTCCATATCGTCCAAAACTAGCTTTCTAGTGGCTGGTGCCAATATGGGCCCTAGCAAAAGAACAAAAGCCGAAGGCCTTGGTGTACCCATTATCTCTGAACAAGAGTTTTTATCCAAATTGGATTCATGA
- a CDS encoding M23 family metallopeptidase → MITNTTRRFWYFLLTSFAFLVRYRYFKKWFWLPLLVLLIGFLCPQQMMIPVDDATTKSWDKNSFWAYPWGSSVTHKGIDIFAEKGTPVIASTYGIVVYTHEGGKGGKSVMVLGPKWRFHYYAHLDAIDTFPLKPVKIGSVLGTVGNTGNAVGKPDHLHYAITTPFPYVHLKDSDAVQGWKKMFYLNPDTWLRP, encoded by the coding sequence ATGATTACCAATACCACAAGGCGTTTTTGGTATTTTTTGCTGACAAGCTTTGCTTTTTTGGTACGCTATCGATACTTTAAAAAATGGTTCTGGTTACCCCTTCTTGTACTTTTGATTGGATTTTTATGTCCCCAACAAATGATGATTCCGGTTGATGATGCAACTACCAAAAGTTGGGATAAAAACTCGTTTTGGGCTTACCCTTGGGGTAGTTCCGTCACTCATAAAGGAATTGACATTTTTGCTGAAAAGGGAACTCCGGTAATAGCATCAACCTATGGTATTGTAGTCTATACCCATGAAGGGGGTAAGGGAGGTAAATCCGTGATGGTTTTAGGACCAAAATGGCGATTTCATTACTATGCGCATTTGGATGCTATTGATACTTTTCCTTTAAAACCTGTTAAAATAGGCTCCGTTTTAGGAACAGTTGGCAATACCGGGAATGCTGTCGGAAAACCGGATCATTTGCATTATGCCATAACTACGCCGTTTCCATATGTTCATTTAAAAGATTCGGATGCAGTCCAAGGCTGGAAAAAAATGTTTTATCTAAATCCAGATACTTGGCTTCGTCCATAG
- a CDS encoding BspA family leucine-rich repeat surface protein translates to MYQKKLFILTLVGFLLVACTKEAVIQIPDHTPTNKAPTIANITPTFVVAEDITSSQLIGRVDAKDPDGDELFFEITNDDNTLFEVSPTGELRLASGQSLDFDIAHRHILTVVVSDANGNTTEVRVRIRVTKIIDRLAEDPNAFVTKWRIPSDDFELVIGTNTGLSYDFTIDWGDGTVEELSAITDHPSHTYEKAGIYTVAILGNFPAIQMHYPFDNDENSKLVASRQVLIGIEQWGTIAWESFTSAFGYCFNLLEYNAEDKPDLSKVKSMSRMFDTADKFNGAIGDWDVSQVEDMSIMFNRARSFNQNIGGWNTSKVTDMSGMFSGAEEFNQDIGGWDTSKVIDMGGMFAVASSFNKDIGNWDTGEVTDMSFMFVRASTFNQDIGNWNTSKVTNMEVMFNDAISFNQDISTKANGTSWNTSNVTNMATMFSVATSFNQDIGNWDTSNVEDIGAMFFSATSFNQNLENWDTRNVINMSFMFNGATDFDQSLGSWNIGNVLFMFYMLDNCGMSPQSYSDTLIGWAAQNPPNNVNLGAAGLQYLCTAGQAHNNLINSGWTITDNGLAEVCF, encoded by the coding sequence ATGTATCAAAAGAAACTATTCATATTAACTCTCGTTGGGTTCCTTTTGGTGGCTTGTACAAAAGAGGCTGTAATCCAAATCCCTGACCATACCCCAACAAATAAGGCACCTACTATTGCAAATATCACCCCAACGTTTGTTGTTGCGGAGGATATCACCAGCTCACAACTAATTGGCAGGGTAGATGCCAAAGACCCGGATGGGGATGAACTTTTCTTTGAAATAACGAACGATGATAATACCCTGTTTGAAGTTTCACCAACGGGCGAATTACGCCTTGCTTCTGGACAGAGCCTGGATTTTGATATTGCTCATCGACATATATTGACCGTGGTGGTAAGTGATGCCAATGGAAATACCACAGAAGTCCGTGTGAGAATCAGAGTGACAAAAATAATAGACAGATTGGCCGAGGACCCCAATGCTTTCGTCACCAAATGGAGAATACCTTCTGATGATTTTGAGTTGGTAATTGGTACAAATACAGGCTTGTCTTATGATTTTACTATTGATTGGGGTGATGGAACCGTGGAAGAACTATCTGCAATAACAGATCACCCATCACATACCTACGAAAAAGCAGGTATCTACACCGTGGCTATTCTCGGTAATTTCCCAGCGATTCAAATGCACTATCCATTTGACAATGATGAGAACAGCAAATTGGTAGCATCCCGACAAGTTTTGATAGGAATTGAACAATGGGGTACCATTGCATGGGAAAGTTTTACATCTGCATTTGGCTACTGTTTTAACTTATTGGAATACAATGCTGAGGACAAGCCAGATTTAAGCAAGGTGAAAAGTATGAGCAGAATGTTTGACACTGCCGACAAGTTCAATGGGGCAATTGGAGATTGGGATGTTTCCCAAGTTGAGGATATGTCGATAATGTTTAACCGTGCCAGATCCTTTAACCAAAATATCGGAGGTTGGAATACCAGTAAAGTGACAGATATGAGCGGAATGTTCAGTGGTGCTGAGGAATTTAACCAAGATATTGGGGGTTGGGATACCAGCAAAGTGATAGATATGGGCGGTATGTTCGCTGTGGCCTCTTCCTTTAATAAGGACATAGGGAATTGGGATACGGGTGAGGTTACCGATATGAGTTTTATGTTTGTCAGGGCTTCTACCTTTAACCAAGATATTGGGAATTGGAACACTTCCAAAGTCACCAACATGGAAGTTATGTTCAACGATGCAATCTCCTTCAATCAAGATATATCTACAAAAGCGAATGGCACAAGTTGGAATACTTCCAATGTAACCAATATGGCAACGATGTTCTCCGTGGCAACTTCATTTAATCAGGATATCGGAAATTGGGATACTTCAAATGTTGAGGATATCGGGGCTATGTTCTTTAGTGCTACATCTTTCAATCAAAATCTTGAAAATTGGGATACTAGAAATGTTATAAATATGTCATTTATGTTCAATGGAGCAACTGATTTTGACCAAAGCCTTGGTAGTTGGAATATTGGCAATGTGCTATTCATGTTTTACATGTTGGATAATTGTGGCATGTCTCCTCAAAGTTACTCTGATACTTTGATAGGTTGGGCTGCTCAGAATCCACCAAACAATGTAAATCTAGGCGCTGCAGGCCTTCAATATTTGTGTACTGCGGGTCAAGCACATAATAATTTGATTAATTCAGGATGGACTATTACTGACAATGGTCTTGCAGAAGTTTGTTTTTAA